ATACATCGAAGAAGTCGCCGGACCTCAGCGAGATATCGGGTCGTTTCCACAACGGAAAACGGGGAAGCTGCACTCGGATCCCACGTTCGATGCCGTGTTGCAGCAGTGGTGCAATTAGCGTTTAGGGTTGACGTTGCGCGTGCAAACTGCGCGGCTGGGGAAGCGGGATTCAGGGTACAGACGAATATTGGAGGAATAAAAATgaggggagaagggaagagtcACATGCGCGGTGTAGTTTGTGGAGAAAGTCGCGAAGAAATCATGTCACTGAATGGATGCCGGGTGAAGCACCGGATGCATAAGAACGGAGGCTGAGGCAAACGGCCTCAGGGATCCCAGCTGAACACTCTGGGCTCGCATCTGGGGTCTGCCCTCAATCCGAGCCAGATACGCCTGTAACACGGTGGTTCGAAAAAGctgaatgcatgcacaactCTTTAAAAGTGAACCTGTGTGTCGTGTAAACCGTACGGGTTTGTCAAAACTTCGAACCTCGCGTTGTTTGCCTCCCTCGGAAAGACAAGCCGTTTTTGCGAGCCAATTTGCGCATGAATTGCCGCAAGCATGTTTTGCTTACACGTCAAGTGTCAGTGTCAAAAAACGACACCGTAAATTTCCCAGTGAAAGCGCCGCGTCCCACTCGAAAGACATCCACTGTTTGTTCACAACTGCCATGAAAGTGAGTGGCGACTACCCTCGGAATGTTGGACTATACAGACAGCGCGGACCGCACTCGACTGTCTCCTGTTTGCGTGCAACTCTCGAACACAAATTAGAGTTGCAAGTACACAGGTACTCAAAGTCATCTCGTTTTGTACGATCGAAAAGGTGAGAAGCGTTCCTGATCCGTCACAAACGATGCGCAAATTTTGAGAGGAAGGTGGACAATGGAAGTTCGGTGCTTTGCAGCCGTTACTGCTGTCGGGGGTACAGTGGAGCCAGCACTAGAAGTAACCGGGATGGCTGAAGTGGAGCTCACTGACATCATACCGGCCTTAAACGAGTGTTTTGAGAGAAATCCCGTCATCCAAAGCATCCAAGAACTGCAGTTGTTGCGCTGATGCACATATTTGTATAAGCTGTCAAACAGTTCGGGTGAGGTGGGAAGAACGGCGGCGCTGCTGAAGTCGCCAGGAGTACTATGGTCCTGATCATACCAGCATCTGAATAGCGGTTTCTCTCATTCGTAATACGAATGAGGACAGCAATATATGACACCTAGAACATGGCCGACTCGGAGCAACCTTAATGCCATTTTGCATCCTGACCAGAATGTCTGGGGGTGTTGAATCCCATTGGGCAACACAGAGACGCGTGAACGAGTGTTCTTCAACGTAGAGAGGCTCGCTATTCTTGTGTCTTTTAGTTTACATCGCTCGAGGATTGTGTAACTGGAGTTATAGTTATTTAACGGCCGCCTGGATGTCTGGTTCCGTGTATGACGCCTAGCACATCGATGTGAGGTGACCTTAATATCATAGGATGCTGAAATTCAGCACTTGTGAGCTATGTAGTTTGCATTAATACAACCTAGAAAAGATAAAATGTAAAGGACTCGTTTTATCTCAAAGGCTTTGCAGTACTTCATCTCACTGGACTATCGCGCTACGACCGAACTGTAACATATGGACCGATCTTAAGCAAAATGGTGGAATTCCTGGAATACAGCGTTACGCCATCCGTTAAAGCATGGGTAGGAGGTTGCGTCGAATAAAGGACAGTGACTCGACGTTCGGCTAGCAAGAATCATGTTAAAGGGGACGAAGGTCGATCTGTGAagcaagagacgaagaagctgaaATGCAAGGGATTTTATATACTCCCCTTTCACTGTTTCAAAAGACCCACCTGTACCTTCCGTCTGTCAAGCTCCATCGTGGCCGATGCTCATTTCCAGCATGGGTTTGTACTAGCTTAAAAGTCGAGTAGGATGGACAGGCCTTTTCAACTCAAGTTACTGCTATTTCGGTTTagttttttctgtgctgTCAGGCGCTGTAAGCGGAGGGAACCTTAGAAGACCGTGCTCACGATGGCGTGCACTGTGATCACTAAAACAAGTAGGCGAGTTCCCACCAGAATGCCCTCCCGCCTCGGCACTAAACGCCCTTTCAACCACGTCGATTGTGAACAGCTCAAGAGAACATGGGTCCGTCAACAAAGGCCTTCAGATTTAAACCGCAAAGGGGTCAAAACGTCTCTGTCAGTAAAGATGACACACTTTCTCATCGCCCGCCTCTGTCAAAGGTTGTGTGACATCTCGCGACGACGGCTATGCATGCAGGCAACTAGCCAGCGTAATTTGTCGGGTAGGTTGCGGCCTCAAGCAGACATCGGCGTGTTTTTTTTTGCGGGGCGGTTCTCGAAGTCCCGTCGATGTTTTCGGAAGCAAGTCAGGTCCCTTGCCTCCTTTCTTAGCCTCCGTTCTGTGAATTTTCCGTGAGCTTTCTGCCCGAGTGAGAGTGTCTTCGCATCAGGTGAACCTACCTGCGTGCGGAGGTGTCCTGTAGCTCACTGGAACTACGCTTTCCGACGAcggcgcagaaggaagaaccaGCCTTCAGAAACACACCTCAGTTCAGTTCAGAAGATCGGATATATTCATCGTCAAGACCTCAACTTGTGCACAATCTTTGTCTTTCTAATCAGGGGGTTCCGAGTATCGACGCCAGTGCCCGCAGCCGGTGTCTTGTAAACAGTGAGCTGATGCTACAAAGCTTTCTTTGCGATGCCAGTCAACCTGGAATTCTATTCTAACTGACCGACATCTCCGACGATGAACTTCCCCTCACTTCcatttttcctctcccttcaaCGCATATGTACCACGGAGCCGAGCGAcggcgtctccgcggctGATGCCGCGAGTGCCCTTCGGTAGAAAGATTTTGCTTGCTGTTTTGCGAGTTTCGTCTCACTCTGCAAAGTTTGACCCATGCGCTCGTCCGAAAGTCTGAAGATCTTCTCCATATCGAGAAATGTGTGAAGTGACTGGGTTCGTGCACCGAAAACCCACCGCGGGAAGGCTTTGTGTATGTCTGTACGGAAAAACGGATGTTCAGACTCGTTGCCACAAAACTCTTTTCCACGCAGTTTCTTAACGTGCTCTTCTTTGCGACCGACAGCCTTCTGAGGCtggtcgccttcctcgtcttttgtACCCCGTTCTCTTCCGTATAGGGGTTGCTCGTCGTTTGTCTGTCACTCGTTTCAAGCTTAACCATTTCCACACGTATGTGCCTGCCCACAGAGAGAGGTTGCACGGTGATGGATGTCGGCGGCGTTCCACTGGCGGGGTTCCAGGGCTGGCATGTCTAGGTCTACAGCGAAACCTGCGTTTGTTGAgcacttcttcgtctgtcgtgTCGGATGTTTTGCAAATGCTGCAAGGAAGATCCAGACGCACGTTACGTCCGCAGAGAGGTCCTTTTGTTTCAAGGAAAGAGTAGTATGGACTCTGAGTGGGAACTCAGGTTCAGGGTTCTCACAGGCCACGGTGGTTTGCCGTGTCTCGGTGAAACAGAGCTAAAAAGCGAGTAGTACCATCGTTCAAAATGATTGGACGGACAGACTCTCTGTCGGCGCCGAACGGATCGCCTTCTCATCGAGGgtcgtgtttctcttcagtttGCGGGTGGATGTGTAAATCGGAAGGGTGGCTCCGAGCCACCATCGGCCTACAGGCTCTCGTGGCGACAGCTCGACTCCTCACTCCGCGGCCGCTGGTGTCAGTTGCGaatttcttcctcgtctttctcggtTTCAACATCACTGCGACTCCCGCCGTtatccgtctcttctttctgtctttcttcgctctcatTCTGGGCCTCTCTGACGTTTTCTGGCTGGTCATGAAGTTCACTGGACCTTTCGGTAGCGCCTGGCTCGATCCCAGGTACTACTGGCGGCCGATCTATCCTTCCGTTTACGACCGCGCGTACCTAGTTCCCAACCCTCCCTATGTTGACAATCCTCCACAGTCGACACTTCCtgcaggagaaacgaaacccggccctccgcctctccctcgcATGTACCCGCCAGAACGGGCGCCTGCTGTGTGGCAAATCTACATCGAActtgtctgcttctgtgTGAGTCCTCTGGTCTGGTAAGTGGATCGCTAATATGCAAATGGAGAGGTGTCACATAGAAAATATCCGTTTCTTGTTGCAGAAGCGGCAGGGAGCACGGTGGAGAATTCACATTGTCGCTCGCGGGCGTGGAGCAGctggaggagaagggagaggcagaatAATGTATTTCCGAGAGtgacgcgagaggagacctCTGTCCCAGGTTCCAGCGGTTGCAAGTGATTCTTTCTGCCGTCTCTCCAGATTGTTCGCATGCTGCAGCTCCTACTCGTGCCTGTCGCATCTGCTGTAAACGagttttcacttttttcggCTGTTGTGTAGCGACTTGTAGGTTCCTTACAGTTTTTCTATTGTCTGAACTTTGTGGTTGCTGAAATCGCTAGATACTGTGTTCAGATGACAAGCTTTCCGGTTGCTGTGGGATGCTCCTTCGTTATCTCGGCCTGCTGCAGTGACCTACATGCTCCGGTCACGAGCGCGGCCCGCTGTGTGTTGCTGTCGCGGTTTTCAGCTTCCTCACCGCATGGCTTGCCTGGCGGATCTATAAACGTAATCTGCTTGAGCTTCAAGCAAGCGAAGTGGGATTCTTTTTGCCATCTGGAGAGCCTGAGTACGGAGCCACGGGGAATGCAGCGTCGCCTCCAGGCTTCTACTCGCCTGACCCCTCTCGGGCTGTGGGAGAAAGTCAGCCTCTGCTGCAGCCTTCTCGGGGTGCCAACGCGTTCGTACCTTTTGCAGGGGAAGGCATGCGTTTGGGGGGCGACGACGCGGGACGGGGCCACAAGGacggagacaacagagaagaagctggatTTGCAAGAGAAACTTGCGACGATAAGATATGAACGCACGCGCCGGCGTGCGACAGCGCTGTTCCACCGTCTTGGTTTTGGAGTGCTCCCTCGAAATAAGAAACACCATTGAGAAGCAGCGCAAACGCTTTCACGTCGGCCGAGACCGCCTTAGAAGCCTCTTTTCGGTAGGTTGCGAAGCTGCCGCGCCAATGCAAGGCAAGGTCCAAGTCCGCGGCGGCTGGAAGAGCCAAACAGCATGTGGAGAAAACGTCGTTTTTGGGTTTCAACGTGGTGG
This Toxoplasma gondii ME49 chromosome VIII, whole genome shotgun sequence DNA region includes the following protein-coding sequences:
- a CDS encoding hypothetical protein (encoded by transcript TGME49_229500~Predicted trans-membrane domain (TMHMM2.0):50-70:76-99:172-195) encodes the protein MIGRTDSLSAPNGSPSHRGSCFSSVCGWMCKSEGWLRATIGLQALVATARLLTPRPLVSVANFFLVFLGFNITATPAVIRLFFLSFFALILGLSDVFWLVMKFTGPFGSAWLDPRYYWRPIYPSVYDRAYLVPNPPYVDNPPQSTLPAGETKPGPPPLPRMYPPERAPAVWQIYIELVCFCVSPLVCFLTAWLAWRIYKRNLLELQASEVGFFLPSGEPEYGATGNAASPPGFYSPDPSRAVGESQPLLQPSRGANAFVPFAGEGMRLGGDDAGRGHKDGDNREEAGFARETCDDKI